The Capsicum annuum cultivar UCD-10X-F1 chromosome 3, UCD10Xv1.1, whole genome shotgun sequence genomic sequence ATGATTGACTTACATAACTTCCAATTGAAGGGCGTTGCTCCATCTGTATTAAAGATATCCTCAATCATTCTTTTGACGGTATATTTGCAAAGAAACATATACTTGTATAtgcctctttttttttaaaaaaataaaataaaatttaattggaGTGCACCGTCATATCTTTTCATTTGATAGAAATTACAAGAATCTCTTTCTTATGATTCCTTCCTTTCTGTCTTcgtttttttataatatatttctcAGGGTCCATTTATCAactgtaaactgaaatattgaCTTTTTAGTGGAAATCATACTATATAAACCCAGTCTAAGTCAGTGGTTTCATGCATAAACATACATACAAGTAAGTGTGAGAGGGAGAAAtactttgaaaagaaaaaaattaagatgagAAGTTATCAAACAATACTAAACAATGGTGAAACCCTACCAATTATGGGTATGGGTACTTATTCAGGCGAAAACGATAGAGAAACAACTGAGAGAGCCATTAGAACAGCGCTCAAGGTAAGTGAACTTGTGAAGTGGAGTTACCTacaatttttctttcaagtaaCTTTATTATgtaaatattactttttttttttatcctttgtgGATAAAACTTAATGAAACCTTACTATGATTATTAATGGTAGTTATGCATGAAAGTTTGATTCAAGCTGCCGTTTTTTGGTCTCTACGTACGTGCAGATGGGGTACAGACATTTTGATACAGCGAAAATATATGGTTCAGAGCCGGCTGTGGGAAATGCATTAAGACGAGCAATTCATGATGGGTTGGTTGAGAGGGAAGACATTCATGTCACCTCTAAGCTTTGGTCAAGTGATCACCATGATCCTCTTTCTGCACTTCACCAAACCCTAAAGTATGCTTCAACCTCGTAACGTGCATGTGgtttttatttatgttcatgtATATTCCtctcaccccccaccccccacccctaaaaaaaactaatatgaaATTTCAATGTAACTCAATCTTAAATTTAATTGAACCTTAAATTTATTTCATGAGGTGAGGATTGTCCAACTTATAATAAGGAGAAATACTCCACATCGCACTACCGATGTGGCAGTGACAAATCGGAGCCACCTTAATTAGCTAAGGAGTGTCAAATAACAATGCCGTCATCATAAAATTACATTGTTTAGCCAGATCAAAATTCTAGTTATATATATGTGGACTCTCCTTATATTTTTCGTgtgtctattatttttttaatattgtgaCACCCTTAGTAAACTTTCTGGCCCGCGGATGTGGGACAACTCAACGCAAGACAAATTAGATCCATGAACAACTAGATTAAGGTGTGGCTTGTGAcatttattatactatttttgttttgtttcgtAGGAAGTTAGGGATGGAATACATAGACATGTATTTAGTTCATTGGCCAGTGAGTTTGAAGCCATGGGTGGATTATCCAGTTCCCAGAGAAGAGGATTTTGAGACATTAGACATGGAGAATACCTGGTCTGGAATGGAGAGGTGCTTAGAGATGGGTTTGTGCAAGTCCATTGGAGTAAGCAATTTTTCATCCAGAAAGATTGAAGAACTGATAGACTTTGCTTGCGTCACTCCTGTGGTCAATCAGgtacatatatattttgcaaCCTTGCAGCAgatcttaaatttaaatttgatgagTTCAATATTTAATGTTTTCAGCTCTAAACTTTGTGTACTTTTGAAATTATGGgttcaaattttaatatttaaatatgtagGTTACAATTGATAATAGCCAATTATTTTGGGTCATAATATTGTTGTAGTCAGCCAAATCCGAACTCCTTGATCTAACACGTATTGATATGTTCGTACCATTGAAGTTCTATAATTCTGACATGGAATCAAAGAAAATTAGATGACAAACCACAATATAAAGATCTTTTGGAAATGGATATATGACTTGAACAGCTAACCATATGGTGACTAATGACCAAATAAACACATACAACTTCTTAATTAGCATTGACGATTCaggttatttaatttttctattatcaGCGTATGACCAATACGAATTGATAATATATTAAACGGGGGTTCAGGTGGAAATGCATCCAATGTGGAGACAAAAAAAGCTGAGATCAATATGTGGGGATTATGGGATTCATGTAAGTGCATATTCACCTCTTGGTGGTCCTGGTAATGCCTGGGGAACTACTGCTGTGGTTGATCATCCCATCATTCAATCCATTGCCCTCAAGCATAACGCAACTCCGGCTCAGGTACAATATAATCTTTTACACCCGCGGTATATATAGAATAACTTTAATTCAAAGAGTGATGTTGCACATTTTTTTActacatatttttcttgttaggtCGCGCTGCGATGGGGGTTGTCCCAGGGATCTAGTGTTATAGTGAAGAGTTTCAATCCGAGGAGAATCAAGGAGAATATTGGAGCACTTGATTTGACATTGGACGATTGGGATTTATTTGAGATTGAGAAAATGGAGGAAAGGAAGATTATGAGGGCAGAGTATCTTGTAAATGATACTACAAGTCCATTCAAGACCATTGAGGAGCTTTGGGATGAAGAGATataattaataatctaatcagttaTCCATTTGGCATTGGCATCGTACTGTGGCTTAAatctacaaaattaaaataagaatgtGAATTAATGTACTTGTGAGTAAttagtttcttttattatatCGATTGAAGAATATTATAAAGGACGTTTATCCCTTGGTCCACTAAGAACAAATATTGTAAAaggaaatgaaatttaaaaaaggcACATTGTCACATTATGTAGGCGGATACAGTGATACACCATACCccaaggggtcgtttggttgagtgtattgtaaaatataatacaatgtatattattaatatcttgtttggtacgTTTTTTTGTCTATGTATAACTAaagcaagcattagttatacaccctattgtgtattgaaatatgtattagtaatacactccattttctatgtattagtaatacaaagactttaaacacatgcattaaTCTATTAAATAACTTTAATACctctcaatttttctcttaaaATATTTCACCGTTTCTTTTCtcgccattttaatttgcaatactgaatcttttcaaaacatttcacaattttttttctcaccatcttaatttacaacaatgaatagttgatttaaataactataacatattttttctttacttcgagggtctttaaaaggattaaaaaaaattgagactatttcttaatttacgtcttgtattttatttttgtttcgactatgttaatcatCAACGTAACATTTCTGTGCAAAGACGAAGGTTTTGCAGTTAATCTcaaacctctatatactagtccaacaatactaattatgtttgagatgGCAAAAgaattttgttgcaaaaaagtctacaaaatcaaagaagggtatttttgtaaacaaacacttctttttatagaaattatgtaagatgtattatttcttatacatcaaaccaaacaatgtataaggaataatatatgcataactaatgcaagtacaACTAATACgagtattactaatacaagcattactaatacactatattctatattgttcttatacactctaccaaacgacctctATGGGTTCAGTTCAGCTCATCCCGTCGTCCGTTTTCAATATAGATTATAAAAtggaaaaagggtaaaaaaatacccctctactttCATAAATTGGCTAAGTTTTTCCATAGTTAAACTATGGGGTCAAATATACACCTTCCGTTATCAAACTATGCAAATATACCCTTCTTTTTAACGATTTTCCACATGGATTAACAATTGGGTGAGGTGGACGCCACATGGC encodes the following:
- the LOC107866251 gene encoding NADPH-dependent aldo-keto reductase, chloroplastic-like translates to MRSYQTILNNGETLPIMGMGTYSGENDRETTERAIRTALKMGYRHFDTAKIYGSEPAVGNALRRAIHDGLVEREDIHVTSKLWSSDHHDPLSALHQTLKKLGMEYIDMYLVHWPVSLKPWVDYPVPREEDFETLDMENTWSGMERCLEMGLCKSIGVSNFSSRKIEELIDFACVTPVVNQVEMHPMWRQKKLRSICGDYGIHVSAYSPLGGPGNAWGTTAVVDHPIIQSIALKHNATPAQVALRWGLSQGSSVIVKSFNPRRIKENIGALDLTLDDWDLFEIEKMEERKIMRAEYLVNDTTSPFKTIEELWDEEI